Below is a window of Hydrogenimonas sp. SS33 DNA.
AAAGCATTTGGCGGTAAACGCGTAACTTTTTAAATCACGCTATTTTGCTTTATTTAATGGGCCGGAGCATTTTTCTCCGGCCCAATCCCCTTGATTCCAACAAAACAATCAATGAACCGACAATCCAATAATGAGGAAAATTTATGCAAAGCACCCATAGATCCGCATTCACGATGATCGAACTGATCTTTGTCATAGTAGTGATAGGCATTCTCGCCTCCATTGCTATGCCAAAACTGTGGGTCACCCGGGATGATGCCATCATAGCGAAAGGGCGTGCCGAGGTTTCTACTATCCGCAGTGGTATCGCCACGGAACGGCAAAAGAGTTTGCTCTCTGGAAATGCGGCCTACCCCGCTTCGCTTGACAAAGACAACAAAGCATTCGGTGCGATCATGGAGTATGGCGTTGCAACCAGCGACAGTGCGGGACACTGGAGCCACGAGGCGAACACCACTACCTATATCTACCATCTGGGCGATACCGATGTAAACTTTACATATAACCCTGATACAGGAAAATTCGACTGCGACCATACCGTTCAGGGATGTAAGGATTTGACGGAATAGTTTGGCCTCTTTGCACTATTATAATCTCTGCCTGCTCGGCAGGCGCGCCCCTCTTTTTACCTACCACTCTCCTGCAAAACTGAAACCGTTTGAACTCGTAGAAGTTCCGCACCGGGGCAAAACCGTGCAGGCTGCAGTGGTGGCCCGGGTGGAGAAACCCTCTTTCGAAACGCGGGAGATTGTAGAGCGTCTTCCCTTCCGTTATGCCCAATATCAGGTAGAGACGGCGAGGTTCATCGAGACCTATTACGTCTGCACACCGGGGGAGGCGTTGTCGCTTTTCGAACCTTTCCCCGCAGAGGAGCTTTCTGGAGTCTCCCGTGAAGGGCGGCCGGTCACCGCGCTTTCAAAACCGCAGCAGGAAGCTTACGAATCTCTCAAAACCCATGCTTCCGCCCTTCTCTTCGCGCCTACCGGCAGCGGCAAAACCGAAATCTACATGCAGCTTTTCGCAGATACCCTCGCCAAGGGGCAAAGTGCCGTTTTTTTGATGCCGGAGATCAGCCTGACGCCCCAGATGGAGAAGCGGCTGAAGGTCCATTTCGGCGATGCCGTGGCCATCTGGCACTCGAAGCTGACCAAAAAGCGCCGGGCCGAGACGCTGGAGCGCATCCGAAAAGGGGAGGTGCGCATCGTGGCGGGCCCCCGGTCGGCTCTTTTTCTGCCGATGCATGAGATCGGCCTGATCGTCGTGGACGAAGAGCACGATGACAGTTACAAAGCCCACAACCGCCCGCGTTACCATGCCAGGGACCTGGCCCTTTACATGGGAAAGCTCCTGGATGCGAACGTGCTCCTCGGCAGTGCGACGCCAAGCGTTTCCAGCTATGCGAAGCAGCCGGTGGTGAAAATAGAGAAACCCTTTGTCGAAACGAAAAAGCGGTACGTTTTCGAGCGTGGCGGGTGCCGCCTGACGCCGACGATGATGGAAGCCATCGAGAGGCATACGAAAGAGGGCGGGCAGGTGATGGTCTTTCTGCCGACGCGTGCCAACTTCAAATATCTCTACTGCGAAAACTGCGGCCACCATGTGGAGTGCCCCTTCTGCTCGGTGGGGATGAGCCTGCACCGGCGGCGCAGGGTGGTGCAGTGCCACTACTGCGGCTATACGGAGAAGATTCCCTCCCGCTGCTCCGAATGCGGAAGCGACATCAGCCAGGAGCGCATGGGGACGGCCGAAGTGGTGGAGCTCTTGCGGGAGCGGTTCCCCCATCTGGCGATCCAGCAGTTCGACAAGGACACCATCACCACCGCCAACAAACTGCAAAAGACGCTGGAACGGTTCGCCAAAAAAGAGATCGACGTGCTGGTCGGCACACAGATGCTCGCCAAGGGGCACGACTATGCCGACATCACCCTGGCGATCGTTCTGGGGCTCGACTACATTCTGGCGCTTCCCGACTACCGCGCCAGGGAGCGTGCCCAGTCGCTCTTCGTGCAGATCGCCGGACGGGCGGGGCGTGCCCGGGAGGCGGAGGTGATCGTCCAGACCAACGAGCCGGAGTTTTTCACCGAGTATCTGGGGAATTACGAGAAGTTTCTCAAAGAGGAGCTCGATGCCAGGGAGGGGCTCTATCCGCCCACCCGCCACCTCTGCCGTCTGCTCTTTTCCGACAGGGACGAAACCCGGGGGATGGCCCGGGTGCAGAAGGTGAAAGAGGCGGTCGAAAGCTACGGCCTGGTGGAGGTAGTGGGGGCCGGCAAGGCGCCCATCGAAAAGATCGCAGGGAAATTCAGGTTCAATATCCTGCTCAGAAGCGCGAACCGTCGGGAGCTCCTGCGCGTCGTCAAAGCGGTGGACGACGGAACCTTCGAGGTCGACATGGACCCGGTCGATTTCGCCTGACGGTGTGATATAATCGCTCCATGATTCAACGATACCCTACCAGACAGATCCGTGTAGGCAACGTGCCGGTGGGCGGCGACGCGCCCATTTCGGTGCAGTCGATGACCTATTCGCGCACGGCGGATGTGGAGGCGACGGTGGAGCAGATCAACCGGCTCCACTTCGCCGGTGCCGACATCGTCCGTGTCGCCGTCCCCGACTACGAAGACGCCTATGCCCTCAAAACCATTCGCGAGCGCACCTCCCTGCCGCTGGTGGCCGATATCCACTTCAACCACCGCCTCGCCCTCATCGCCGCCGAGCATGTGGACTGCATCCGCATCAACCCCGGCAACATCGGCGAAAAATCCCGGGTCAAAGAGGTGGTCAAAGCCTGCAAAGAGCGCGGCATTCCCATCCGTGTCGGCGTCAACTGCGGGTCGCTGGAGAAGCAGTTTGAAGAGAGATACGGCCCCACCGCCCAGGGGATGGTCCAGAGTGCCCTCTACAACATCAAGTTTCTCGAAGACCTCGACTTCACCGACATCAAGGTTTCGCTCAAGGCGAGCGACGTGGAGCGGACCGTGGAAGCCTATCGGCTGCTTCGGCCGCGGGTCGACTACCCCTTTCATCTGGGGGTGACGGAGGCGGGGACCGTCTTTCACGCTACCATCAAGAGCGCCATCGGCCTGGGGACGCTGCTGCTGGAGGGCATCGGCGACACACTTCGCGTCTCCATCACCGGCGAGCTGGAGAAGGAGATAGAAGTGGGCCGCGCCATTTTAAAAGACAGCGGCGCCGCCAAAGAGGGGCTCAACATCATCTCCTGCCCCACCTGCGGCCGCATCGAGGCGGACCTGGTCAAGGCGGTGGCGGAAGTGGAGGAGCGGACCCGGCACATCAAGACCCCGTTGAACGTCTCGGTCATGGGGTGCGTGGTCAACGCCATCGGCGAAGCCAAAAGCGCCGACGTGGCCATCGCCTACGGCAAAGGGAGCGGTTTGGTGATGGTCAAGGGGGAGGTGGTGGCCAAACTGCCCGAATCGAAGTTGGTGGAGCGCTTCCTGGAAGAGGTGGAGAAGATGGCGGAGAGCGGAGAATGAAGAGGCTATTTGGCATCGAAATCGAAGAAAGAGTGAAACAGGGAGCCTATGGAAGAGCATCTTTATAACCTGAATATCGAACGGGCGGTGTTGAGCACGATCATCTTCGACCCCTCCCAGTACGAAGAGATTGCGGCACAGCTGAAGCCGGAAGATTTCTACCATCCGTTCCATCAGCACCTTTTCGAGGCGATGGAGGAGCTCTCCCGCGCCGACGAGCCGATCGACGAGGAGTTTTTGAAGGAGAAGCTGATCCACAAAAACCTCTTCGACGAGGTGGCTTTTCTGGATGTGTTGGGGGCCAATCCCCTCTCCAACACCCACGCCTACATCAAGGAGATCAAAGCCAAAGCCCAGAAGCGCGCTCTGGTGACGCTGGCGACGGAGATCAAGAAGCTCACCATCGAAGACGACCTGCCCGCCGAAGATGTGATGGACGCGGTGGAAGCGAAACTCTACGCCATCACCTCCGAAGCGTCGACCCAGGACTTCCGGGAGTCTCTGGAGATGGCCCGCAGCACGCTGGAGCACATCAAAAAGATGAAAGAGCGGGGCAACTCCATGCTCATCGGGGTCGATACCGGCTTCAAAGACCTCAACCGCATGACCTCGGGGTTCGGCGAAGGGGACCTGGTCATCGTCGCGGCACGGCCGGCGATGGGGAAAACGGCCCTCACGCTCAACATGGCGCTCAAATCCCTCGAAAACGGGGACGGGGTCGCCTTTTTCTCCCTGGAGATGCCGGCGGAGCAGCTGGTGCTGCGGATGCTCAGCGCCAAGACCTCCATCGCCCTGCAGGATCTGCGGGTGGGCAACATGACCGACGAAGAGTGGACCCGTCTGGGGGAGGCGGTGGATTGGCTGGGGAGCCAGAAGCTCTTCGTGGATGACGAAGGCTCGCTCAACATTCACCAGGTGCGGGCCAAGCTGCGCAAGCTCAAATCCCACCATCCCGAAATCAAGGTCGCCTTCATCGACTACCTGCAGCTGATGACGGGAACCTCCAACAAAGACCGCCACCAGGAGGTCAGCGACATCTCCCGGGGACTGAAGATGCTGGCGCGGGAACTGAACATGCCCATTATCGCCCTTTCGCAGCTCAACCGCTCCCTGGAGTCCCGTGCCGACAAGCGCCCCATGCTCAGCGACCTGCGGGAGTCGGGGGCGATCGAGCAGGATGCTGACATTATCCTCTTCGTCTACCGCGACGACGTCTACCGCATCCGCGAAGAGAAGGAGAAGGAGATGAAGGCACGCGCCGAGGGAAAAGAGTACAAGTCGACCTTCCACGAAAAAGAGGAGGAGGATGCGGAGATCATCATCGGCAAGCAGCGCAACGGCCCCACGGGCATCGTGGAGCTGAAATTCCAGAAACGTTTCACCCGCTTCGTCGATGCCGGCCATGTGCCGGTGGAGATCGTCTACGAGCAGTCCAACATCGACACGGGCGGTGAAACGAAAATTGAGCTTCCGCCTATCTAAACCGCTTCTCATCGAAGGGCGGCGGGAGTGGCTTCTCTTCTTCGCCGCCGCCTTCACCCTTTTTCTTCTCTCCCTAAGCCGGCAATACCTGCAGTACCGCACGCTGGTTTCCCAGAAAAAGAGGGCGGTGGAGGCCGAGGTGCTTGTGCAGTACGCCAAAACGAAAAAGGGCCGCGCCTACCAGGTGCTCAAACTCCACAGCGATGCGCTGGGAAAAGATTTTTTCACGACCTCAAAAGAACCGCTCAAAAACCTTCGCGGGCGGCGGGTGGCGCTGCTGCTCTTTCCCAAAAAGGTGGGATTCGTCGACTTTCTGCGCACCCCTTTCATCCCGGCCTACATTCTGCGGGTGCTGCCCGGCCAAAGCCTTCGCTTCCGCCTCTATGACCACATCGCCGCCCAGCATCCCGAGCGCTGGATGCAGGAGCTCTACGGCGCCCTCTTTCTGGCACTGCCCGTCTCCAAAGATCTGCGCCAGGCGGTGACGAAGCTGGGGGCCAACCACCTGCTGGCGCTCAGCGGTTTTCACATGGGGGTGCTCTGGTTCATACTCTACGGTGGGTTGAGCCTGCTCTACAGGCCGCTGCAGAACCGCTTCTTTCCCTGGCGCCACCGCCTTCTGGATGTCGGCGCCGTGACGGTGGGCGTGCTGGGAGGCTATCTGCTTCTGACCGGCATGCCGCCCTCCCTGCTTCGCGCCTATGCCATGGTGGTGACGGGATGGCTGGCGCTGCTGTTTGGGATCGAACTACTCTCCTTCTCCTTCCTTGCCGTCTGCGCCGTGGCGCTGGTCGCCCTCATTCCGTCGCTTCTTTTTTCCATCGGGTTCTGGCTCTCGGTCTGGGGGGTCTTTTCGATCTACCAGTTTCTGCGGTGGACCGAGGGATGGCCGGCGTGGGTGGTTTTCCTCGGCCTGAACCTCTGGGTCTGGCTCGCAATGCTGCCGGTGGTGCATACGCTCTTCGGTACCTTCGCCCCGAGCCAGCTCTTCTCCCCGCTGCTGACCCTCCTCTTCACGCTCTTCTACCCCGTCGCGATGGCGCTGAATTTGCTTGGCGCGGGCGGCTTGATGGACGGCATGGTCATGGAACTCCTGCGTTACGGTGCGCAGGTGCCCGCCGTGACGGTCACACTTCCCCGGTGGGTTGGCGGACTCTTTGTGCTACTCGCCCTCTTCGCCGTGCGGTTTCGGGTCGCACTCTATCTTCAGATGGGGGTGATGCTTCTTTTTCTTCTCTATCTCGTTGAGAAAGTAGCATAGCTTCTGGCCGTAGAGGAAGATGATCCAACTGACATAGATCCAGAGCATGAAAAAGAGCAGAATGCTGAAAGAGCCGTAGATCGTCGTGTAGGTTTTGGTATGGAGCGTGTAGTAGATGAAGAGGTTTTTGCCGATGTACCAGACCAGCGAGGCGAAAAAGCTGGAGATAGCGGCGGCTTTGATGCGGATGACGGTGGCCGTCGATATTTTGTAGGTGACGAAAAAGAGGGCCCAGATGATGAGATAGGGGAAGAGGGCCAGGAAGTCGATATGGCTGGTGTAGGCCGTGCTGTCGAGAAGTTTCTGGACCTTGACCGAAAGGTAGATGGAGGCCGCCAGTGCCATGGGGCCCAGCGTGATGAGGGTCCAGTAGGTGGTCAGTGCACTCCAGAACCCCTTTTGGCGGGTGCGGAAGATCTTGCCGACGATATATTCGTAGTTCTGGAAGAACATCACCGAAGCGACGATGATGAAGATGAAACCGATGGTCCCCAGCTTCGACGTGTTGGCCAGAAAGGTGTCGATATACTGCGAAACCGTTTCGTGGGAGGCGGGCATGATGTTGGAGAAGATAAACTGCTTGATACGCTCATACTGTTCGCTGAAGTTGGGGAGCCGCACGATCAGCGAAAAGCTCACCAGCAGTAGCGGAATGATCGTGAAGATGGTATAGAAACTGAGGCTTGCGGCGTAGTAGGGGATATCGGGGTCGTAGAACGCTTTGAGTTTGCAATAGAGGGTTTTGAGTGAGAAGTGGGAAGTGGAAAGTGAGAAATTCGTTTCGTTGCTCTGCTTCTCACTCCTCACTTCATACTCCTCACTTTGCTAAAGCGCCATTTTCCCCGGATTGAGGATATTGTTGGGGTCGAAGGCCCGTTTGATGTCGCGGAAGAGCTGCAGCTCCTCTTCTGTGAAGGCCAGGTGCATGAAGGGGGCCTTGGAGAGGCCGATGCCGTGTTCTCCGCTGAGGGTTCCGCCCAGATCGACGGTGATGCGGAAGATCTCTTCGATTGCCTGATGGCCGATTTTGAGCTGTTCGGAGTCACTGCCGTCGACCATGACGTTGGTGTGGACGTTGCCGTCTCCCGTGTGGCCGAAGCAGGGGATTTTGACGTTGTACTTCAGGGCCACGTCGTTGATGCGCCGAAGCAGTTCGGGCAGAACGGAGCGGGGGACGGTAATGTCTTCGTTGATCTTCTTGGAGCCGTAGATCGTGATGGACTGGCTGGCGTTGCGGCGGGCGAACCAGAGGTCCGCCGCCTCGGCGTCGTCTTTGGCCTTTTTGAAGTCGCTGCAGCCGTTTTCCATGAAAACCTTTTCGATGACATCCATCTGGTAGCTGATCTCTTCGGGCAGGTTGCCGTCTACGTCGGTGATGAGGATGGCGCCCGCATCCACCGGGAGCCCCTTGTGGTACTTCTCCTCCACGGCGCGGATAGTGAGGTTGTCCAGAAACTCCATCGCCACGGGGGTGACGCCGCTGGCCATCGTTTTGTAGACCGCCTCCATCGCCGCTTCGACACTGGGGAAGATGCCCATGGCGGTCTTTTTGAGTTTCGGCTTGGCGATCAGCTTGAGGGTGATTTCGGTGATGACCGCCAGGGTCCCTTCGCTGGCGATGAGGATGCCCGCGATATTGTAGCCCGCCACATCCTTGATGGTCTTTTTGCCGGCGCGGATGATGTCGCCGTTGGGGCGGACGGCGCGGATGGCCATGACGTAGTCCTTGGTGATGCCGTATTTGGCCGCCCGCATGCCGCCGGCGTTTTCGCTGACGTTGCCGCCGATGGTGCTGTACTCCTGGCTGGCTGGGTCGGGCGGGTAGAAGAGCCCTTTGGCCTCCACCGCCTTCTGCAGCTCCATGTTGATGACCCCCGGCTGGACCACGGCGACCATATTGTCCATGTCGATTTCGAGGATCTTGTTCATATGCTTCTCCATCGCCAGGACGATGCCGCCGTTGGCCGGAAGCGCGCCGCCGGTGAAGCCGCTGCCCGCCCCGCGGGGGACGATGGCGATTTTGTGTTCGTTGCAGTAGCGCAGAATGGCGCTCACATCCTCTTCGTGGCGGGGAAAAACGACGGCGTCGGGTTCGTACCGCTCCCTCGTGGCGTCGTAACTGTAGGCGATCATGTGGGCCTTGTCGGCGTAAATGTTGTCACTGCCGACAATGGCGCTCAGGGCGTGGATATGTTTGGGGTCGATCACTTTTGTTGCTCCAGTCGTTTGTAGAATCGGTCGAAATCGTCGATTTTGTGCTCCGTCCAGTCGTAGAAGGGGGAGGGAATCTCCTCGAAGCGGTTGTAGAAGGGCTGCTTGAACTTTTTCGGCTCGACGGAGGCGACGTCGACATGGGCTACCTTCTGCCAGCTTTTACAGTCGAGAAAATCGGTGCCGTCGGCATACATGAACATGACGATGCCCAGAGCGAATTTGTCGCACATGCGCTGGAAATGCTCCTTGTCCGGAATCGGCGATTTGTCCTTCGCCAGCTCCGCCGCCATCAGGTCGGGGTGGATGATGTGGAGTTTGGAAAAGCTCTTTCGGGCCTTGTCGAAGGATTTTCGGTTGGGGACGATCGGCAGGACCCTGTCGTAGAGATAGCCCAGGATCACCGTGTCTCCCTGTCGGGGCGGCGTCTTGACGGAGGGGAGGTTGGGCTGTTTCAACCCGGTGTAGGGAAGCAGCTTTATCGACGTTTGCGCCGCGTCGCTGCGGGTGACCACGGCCGAGGCGACGATCGCTTTGTGGGTCGGGTTGTAGGTGTGGATGACGATGCCGCTCACCCCGGCGGGGATGTTCTTCAGGTCCACGGTGCCGGTCTTGCCGCTCACCTGCTGCAGGGTGCCCGTTTCGCTCCGGGGTTCGGCGGCGAAGAGGGTGCCGGCGGCGAGAGAGATGAGAAAAAGCGTCTTGAAAAGTTTCATGGAATTTCCGTTCTTTGAAATTGTCCGATTATACTCAAAGCATCTTTTAAAGCCTCTTTAACGGGCTTTGAAGTAGAATGGGCCTTAAAAACGGACGGTGATTTTGAGAAGACTCTTTTTCGCATGCTTGCTGCTGGCCGCTGCCCTGCACGCTTCGATGGTCAAAAAGGAGCCCTGGCCCCAGGGTGAGAGTTTCCTGCACTACCTGGCGCACCACGACATGCCCCAGTCGATCTACTGGAATCTGGACAAGGAGGCCAAGGAGCTCTGCGAGGAGATCCGCGCCGGCGCTCCCTACTACACGATGACCGACGACAACGGCACGACGATCGAGCAGGTGCTGATACCGGTTAACGAAGAGCTTCAGATCCACCTGGTGAAGACGAAAGAGGGGTACCGCTTCGAGATGATCCCCGTCATCTACCGCAAGATCGAAGATATTTTCGCCCTTCCCATCCGACGTTCCCCCTACCAGGATATCATCGAAGCGACCCATAACCGCAAGCTCGCCCACGCCTTCGTCGACGCCTTCAAAAACAGTTTCGATTTCACCCGCCTGCGCAAGGGGGACGAACTGGCCGTCGCCTACGAAGAGAAGATGCGCCTGGGGGAACCCTACGGGTTGCCCGTCATCCGGGCGGCGATGATCGAGCAGCACAAAAAGCCCCACTTTCTCTTCCGTTTCCATGACCGCTACTACGACGAGAAGGGGAAGGAAGTGGAAGGGTTCGTCTTCCGTAAACCGGTGAACCATGTGCGCATCACCTCCCGTTTCACCCTGCGGCGGTGGCACCCCATCCTGCACCGTTACCGGGCCCATCTGGGGGTCGATTTCGGCGGGCGGGTCGGCACGCCCATCTATGCGGCGGCGGACGGCCGCATCATCTTCGCCGGGCGCCTGGGAGGCTACGGCAACGTTATCAAAATCCGCCACCGCGACGGCTTCATGACGCTCTATGCCCATATGCACCGTTTCAGGCGGGGGATGCACCGCGGAAAATATGTCAAAAAGGGGCAGGTGATCGGCTACATCGGTTCCACGGGGATGAGTACGGGCCCCCACCTGCACTTCGGCCTCTACAAAAACGGCAGGCCCGTCAACCCCCTGGGCGTCATCAAGGTGACCAGGAAAACCCTCTACGGCAAACGCAGGAAAGCCTTCATCCGCTATGCCGAAACGATGAAGCAGAAGCTTCTCAACGCCGCCAAAACCCATGCCTGCGCCGTCCGACTCGACGACCTCTCCAGGAGCCGCTACTGCATCGACGAAGCCGACGCCGACAAAACCGACGGCAATGAAAGCAGTGGCGGATGATCGAAAAGGTCCGCCTCGAACCTCTCGTCGATTCCCGGTTCGTCCGGCCGGCTTTGGTGCGCTACGTGCAGGACGGCGTCGAGAAGAGCTGGGAAGTGATCCGCGCCCACGACAGTGTCGCCGTGTTCCTTTTCCACCGGGAAAAAGAGGCCTTTTTGCTGGTCAGGCAGTTCCGCCCCGCCGTCTATCTGCAAAATGGAGACGGCTTTACCTACGAGCTCTGCGCCGGTATTGTCGACAAAGCGCTGCCCCTGGTGCAGATCGCCAAAGAGGAGATCGAAGAGGAGACGGGGTATGGTGTCGATGCGGCGAAGATCGAAAAAGTGACCTCTTTCTACACCTCCGTCGGTTTCGCCGGTTCGAAACAGACCCTCTTCTATGCGGAAGTGGATGAAAGAATGAGAGTGGGCGAAGGGGGAGGCATCGACGACGAAAGCATCGAAGTGGTGGAAGTGCCGCTTTCAAAAGCGCGGGAATTCATGTTCGACGAATCGATCGTCAAAACACCCGGACTGCTTTTCGCGTTTATGTGGTTTTTTTCAACGAAAAGTTAAAAACTAAAAACGAAAAGTTTTGGTAAACGCTTCGCTTTTCATTTGTGCTTTTTCGCTTTCCCCCAATGACCAGTGACCAATAACCAATGACTATTTTAATCGATGTACCGCTTCAGCAGCCCGTCATAGGCGTCTATCCGCCGGTCTCTCAGAAAGGGCCACCATCGGCGGACCGTTTCGCTTCGTTCGAGGTCGATGTCGCAGAGGAGGATCTCTTCGTTGTCGTTGGAAGCGGTGGCGAGCATCTCTCCCTGGGGGCCGCAGGCGAAGCTGTTTCCCCAGAAACGGATGCCGTTCAAAGCGCCGCTGGGGTCCTTTTCGAAGCCGACCCGGTTGACGGCGACGAGGGGGAGGCCGTTGGCGACGGCGTGGCCGCGCTGGACGGTGACCCACGCTTCCAGCTGCCGCGCTTTCTCCTCTTGGCTATCTTCGTCGAACCAGCCGATGGCGGTGGGATAGATGAGCATCTGGGCCCCTTTGAGCGCCATGAGCCGGGCCGCTTCCGGGTACCACTGGTCCCAGCAGACCAGCACACCCAGGCGCCCGACGGAGGTGTCGATGGGCTCGAACCCCAGGTCGCCAGGGGTGAAGTAGAACTTTTCGTAGAAACCGGGATCGTCGGGTATGTGCATTTTGCGGTATTTTCCGGCGATGGAACCATCTTTTTCGAAAACCACCGCCGTATTGTGATAAAGGCCCGGGGCACGCTTTTCAAAGAGGGAGGTGACCAGCACGACCCCGTTGTTTCGGGCCACATCGCTCCAGAAGCGAAGATCCGCTTCAAAGGTTTCGGCCAAGTCGAAAAGCCCCACCGATTCGTGCTGGCAGAAGTAGGGGCCTTGATGAAGTTCCTGGAGAATCACCAGTTCGGCCCCTTTTTTTGCCGCGTCGGCCACCTTTTGGGCGGTAGCCTGTTTCATGGTGACGGTATCGCCGGTGTAGCGTTGTTGAACGAGAGCGGTTTTGGGCATGAGTTACTCCTGATAAAAGCTCGGTATCTGCATCGTCACGCAGTGGAGGCTGCCGCCTTGTTCTATCAGCTTCAGGCAGTTGATGGGAATCACTTCCCTGCCCGGGAAGAGGGTTTTGAAAAGCTCCACCGTCGGCTTGTCTCTGGCATCGTCGTAGACCGGCAGCAGCACGGCGTGGTTGGTGATGAGGAAGTTGGCGTAGGTCGCGGGGAGCCGTCGGCCCTTGCGGTCATGTTTGGGTGAGGGGATGGGCAGGGGGACTAGGCGGTAAGGGTTGCCCTCTTTCGTGCGAAACGTCGCAAGCTGCGCTTCCATCCGCTTCAGCGGTTCGTAGTGGGCGTCTTCGGGGTCGTCGCAGGCGGCGTAAATGATGGTTTCGGCATCCACGAACCGTGCCAGTGTGTCGATGTGGGCGTCGGTGTCGTCGCCTTCCAGCTCTCCGTGGTCGAGCCAGAGAATCCTTTCGATGCAGAGCTTCTCCTTCAAAAGCGCTTCGATGGCGGATTTGTCCATACCGGGGTTGCGGTTGGGGTTGAGCAGGCAGCGGGAAGTGGTCAGCAGGGTTCCCGTCCCGTCGGTTTCGATAGAGCCGCCCTCCAGGACGAAATCGACTTTCTCATACCCGCCGTAGAGATACCCCTTTTCGATCAGAGCCTCGGTGACGGCGTTGTCGAGGGCGCTTTCGAATTTGTTGCCCCATCCGTTGAAGGTAAAATCGAGAAACTTTCTTTTGCCTTTTTCATAGACGGTGATCGGGCCGAAATCCCTCGCCCATGTATCGTTGGTCGGGAGTCGGACGAAGGTGATGTTTCGTATCTCGCAAAAGAGCGATTTGGTCGATTCGGGGTCGTCGCAGACGATGATGACCGGTTCGTTAT
It encodes the following:
- a CDS encoding agmatine deiminase family protein translates to MTKTTGCTFPTEWHRQDAVLMAFPHGGTDWADDLKGALTPFVRIASSIAYNEPVIIVCDDPESTKSLFCEIRNITFVRLPTNDTWARDFGPITVYEKGKRKFLDFTFNGWGNKFESALDNAVTEALIEKGYLYGGYEKVDFVLEGGSIETDGTGTLLTTSRCLLNPNRNPGMDKSAIEALLKEKLCIERILWLDHGELEGDDTDAHIDTLARFVDAETIIYAACDDPEDAHYEPLKRMEAQLATFRTKEGNPYRLVPLPIPSPKHDRKGRRLPATYANFLITNHAVLLPVYDDARDKPTVELFKTLFPGREVIPINCLKLIEQGGSLHCVTMQIPSFYQE
- a CDS encoding NUDIX domain-containing protein gives rise to the protein MIEKVRLEPLVDSRFVRPALVRYVQDGVEKSWEVIRAHDSVAVFLFHREKEAFLLVRQFRPAVYLQNGDGFTYELCAGIVDKALPLVQIAKEEIEEETGYGVDAAKIEKVTSFYTSVGFAGSKQTLFYAEVDERMRVGEGGGIDDESIEVVEVPLSKAREFMFDESIVKTPGLLFAFMWFFSTKS
- a CDS encoding plasminogen-binding N-terminal domain-containing protein — encoded protein: MKLFKTLFLISLAAGTLFAAEPRSETGTLQQVSGKTGTVDLKNIPAGVSGIVIHTYNPTHKAIVASAVVTRSDAAQTSIKLLPYTGLKQPNLPSVKTPPRQGDTVILGYLYDRVLPIVPNRKSFDKARKSFSKLHIIHPDLMAAELAKDKSPIPDKEHFQRMCDKFALGIVMFMYADGTDFLDCKSWQKVAHVDVASVEPKKFKQPFYNRFEEIPSPFYDWTEHKIDDFDRFYKRLEQQK
- a CDS encoding carbon-nitrogen hydrolase, producing MKQATAQKVADAAKKGAELVILQELHQGPYFCQHESVGLFDLAETFEADLRFWSDVARNNGVVLVTSLFEKRAPGLYHNTAVVFEKDGSIAGKYRKMHIPDDPGFYEKFYFTPGDLGFEPIDTSVGRLGVLVCWDQWYPEAARLMALKGAQMLIYPTAIGWFDEDSQEEKARQLEAWVTVQRGHAVANGLPLVAVNRVGFEKDPSGALNGIRFWGNSFACGPQGEMLATASNDNEEILLCDIDLERSETVRRWWPFLRDRRIDAYDGLLKRYID
- a CDS encoding peptidoglycan DD-metalloendopeptidase family protein, with amino-acid sequence MRRLFFACLLLAAALHASMVKKEPWPQGESFLHYLAHHDMPQSIYWNLDKEAKELCEEIRAGAPYYTMTDDNGTTIEQVLIPVNEELQIHLVKTKEGYRFEMIPVIYRKIEDIFALPIRRSPYQDIIEATHNRKLAHAFVDAFKNSFDFTRLRKGDELAVAYEEKMRLGEPYGLPVIRAAMIEQHKKPHFLFRFHDRYYDEKGKEVEGFVFRKPVNHVRITSRFTLRRWHPILHRYRAHLGVDFGGRVGTPIYAAADGRIIFAGRLGGYGNVIKIRHRDGFMTLYAHMHRFRRGMHRGKYVKKGQVIGYIGSTGMSTGPHLHFGLYKNGRPVNPLGVIKVTRKTLYGKRRKAFIRYAETMKQKLLNAAKTHACAVRLDDLSRSRYCIDEADADKTDGNESSGG